The Maridesulfovibrio ferrireducens genome has a segment encoding these proteins:
- a CDS encoding amino acid ABC transporter ATP-binding protein — protein sequence MIKIKNLHKNFGMLQVIKGINLHVKSGEVVCIIGPSGSGKSTVLRCINKLEVPSSGTIEVDGYDIMDKQTNINKVRTEAGMVFQQFNLFPHMTILENVTLGPLKVRNMSKGDANALGLKLLDKVGLKEKTINFPDQLSGGQKQRVAIARSLALQPKVILFDEPTSALDPELVGEVLDVMQKLAKEGMTMIVVTHEMGFAKEVADRVIFIDEGVIQEEGSPQEFFSNPKNPRLKDFLGKVVSHL from the coding sequence GTGATTAAAATTAAAAATTTACATAAAAATTTCGGGATGCTGCAAGTTATTAAAGGGATTAACTTACACGTTAAATCCGGCGAAGTAGTTTGCATAATCGGCCCTTCGGGATCAGGTAAATCCACAGTTTTAAGGTGTATCAATAAGCTTGAGGTTCCCAGTTCCGGTACTATTGAAGTAGACGGTTATGATATCATGGACAAGCAGACGAACATTAATAAAGTTCGTACTGAAGCCGGTATGGTTTTTCAGCAGTTTAATCTTTTTCCTCATATGACTATTTTGGAAAATGTTACTTTGGGGCCTCTTAAAGTCCGCAATATGAGCAAAGGTGATGCTAACGCATTAGGCTTAAAGCTTCTTGATAAAGTCGGTTTGAAAGAGAAGACTATTAATTTCCCAGATCAGCTTTCCGGCGGACAGAAACAGCGTGTTGCCATTGCCAGATCGCTTGCATTGCAGCCCAAGGTTATCCTTTTTGACGAACCGACATCTGCTTTAGACCCTGAGCTTGTTGGTGAAGTTCTGGACGTAATGCAGAAATTGGCCAAAGAGGGCATGACTATGATCGTGGTTACTCACGAAATGGGTTTTGCTAAAGAGGTTGCCGACAGAGTTATCTTTATTGATGAGGGAGTTATTCAAGAAGAAGGTTCTCCTCAAGAATTTTTCAGTAACCCTAAGAATCCAAGATTGAAGGATTTTTTAGGAAAAGTTGTTTCCCATCTTTAG
- a CDS encoding calcium-binding protein, producing MKKFLCCSLVALVFMMFSAMAFAAGAPELRGTWGGAVKLITKDGDIRENKAVFVINKQDGTMFSGYKIWLADKNDNAETEPFCGIIDADGTRLYLAEGEDGYLQGEITGKQTISLYYLESGRKAKAIKYNLERVRFTRGFIDIDKDGNKTIIRSEIVNVYPLNAERIMREADVNKDGKLSKTEWENWKNGK from the coding sequence ATGAAGAAATTTTTATGTTGCAGTCTTGTCGCTCTGGTTTTCATGATGTTTAGTGCAATGGCATTCGCGGCTGGTGCGCCTGAATTGCGCGGTACATGGGGTGGTGCGGTTAAGCTGATCACTAAGGATGGCGATATTAGAGAAAATAAAGCTGTTTTTGTTATCAATAAACAAGATGGAACTATGTTTTCCGGTTATAAAATCTGGCTTGCCGACAAAAATGATAATGCAGAGACAGAACCATTCTGTGGTATTATTGATGCAGATGGAACCCGTCTGTATCTTGCAGAAGGTGAAGACGGATATCTTCAAGGTGAAATAACTGGAAAACAAACGATTTCTTTGTACTATCTTGAGAGCGGTAGAAAAGCTAAAGCTATCAAGTATAATCTTGAGCGAGTTCGTTTTACCAGAGGATTTATTGATATCGATAAAGACGGAAATAAAACTATAATCCGTTCCGAAATTGTGAATGTTTATCCTCTTAATGCTGAACGCATTATGCGCGAAGCTGATGTTAATAAAGACGGAAAACTCAGTAAAACAGAATGGGAAAATTGGAAAAACGGAAAATAA
- a CDS encoding anaerobic C4-dicarboxylate transporter family protein, which yields MFWVHLLLLLVIIFIGIRYGGVAILVFAFGVKPGNPPVSVMLIILAVVAASTTLEATGGLSLLVKFADKFYDNILNTLYT from the coding sequence ATGTTCTGGGTTCATCTTCTTTTACTGCTTGTAATAATATTTATAGGTATCCGCTATGGAGGAGTGGCCATTCTCGTTTTCGCATTCGGCGTAAAACCGGGCAATCCGCCTGTCAGCGTGATGCTCATCATTCTTGCTGTTGTCGCAGCTTCTACAACACTTGAAGCTACGGGCGGACTTAGTCTTCTTGTTAAATTTGCCGATAAATTTTACGATAACATCCTGAATACATTGTATACTTAG
- a CDS encoding bacteriohemerythrin, whose amino-acid sequence MALLSWNDNYSIGIKKIDNEHKVLIGMINKAYDSIEKMEEQKVLLELISEMRQYAMDHFSTEEMFMKHYTYPETENHRKQHNHFMIYVASADNMMDADNNALDPYKVFKYLADWLKNHILVTDKQFGSFLMNKGVR is encoded by the coding sequence ATGGCCTTATTATCTTGGAACGATAATTATTCAATTGGAATCAAAAAAATCGATAATGAACATAAAGTTCTTATAGGAATGATTAACAAAGCTTACGATTCAATCGAAAAGATGGAAGAACAGAAAGTGCTTTTAGAATTGATTTCAGAAATGCGTCAATATGCCATGGATCATTTTTCAACCGAAGAGATGTTCATGAAACATTATACCTACCCAGAAACTGAAAACCATAGAAAGCAGCATAACCACTTCATGATATATGTAGCCTCTGCGGATAACATGATGGACGCAGACAATAACGCACTGGATCCATATAAAGTTTTTAAATATCTCGCAGACTGGCTGAAAAACCATATACTCGTTACTGACAAACAATTTGGATCATTTCTAATGAATAAAGGAGTTCGGTAG
- a CDS encoding RNA-binding protein, with the protein MSKKLYVGNLPWSATEDDLRAAFEAYGEVISINLIEDRETGRPRGFGFVEMDDAGALEVIDNMDGKDFGGRNLKVNEAKPREERPRW; encoded by the coding sequence ATGTCTAAAAAACTTTATGTCGGAAATTTGCCTTGGTCTGCTACTGAAGATGATCTTCGCGCTGCTTTTGAAGCTTACGGTGAAGTTATTTCTATCAATCTTATCGAAGACCGTGAAACTGGTCGTCCTCGTGGTTTCGGCTTTGTCGAAATGGATGACGCCGGTGCTCTTGAAGTTATCGACAATATGGACGGAAAAGATTTCGGCGGACGTAACCTTAAGGTTAACGAAGCTAAACCACGTGAAGAACGTCCACGCTGGTAG
- a CDS encoding nuclear transport factor 2 family protein — protein MKITKEEVRNLFKHLEKGDADSFFTNVSENVDWTVMGTHPLAGHYTSLEDFRQNTFNRLAPCLTAPIQLVLKTVFIDGDTAIVELQATSQAKSGWDFDNQYCWIIEFRDKIIVRVRAYLDSNMVARLIAEEEEESTKVYFNRG, from the coding sequence ATGAAAATCACAAAAGAAGAAGTGCGAAACCTATTCAAGCATCTAGAAAAAGGTGATGCCGATTCCTTTTTTACCAATGTAAGTGAAAATGTAGACTGGACAGTTATGGGAACGCATCCATTAGCAGGTCACTATACCAGCCTTGAAGATTTCCGCCAAAATACATTCAACCGGCTGGCACCCTGTCTCACTGCCCCGATTCAGTTGGTTTTAAAAACAGTCTTCATAGACGGAGACACTGCAATAGTTGAATTACAAGCAACATCACAGGCCAAAAGTGGATGGGATTTTGATAATCAATATTGTTGGATTATTGAATTCAGAGATAAAATAATTGTCCGCGTCCGAGCATACCTCGACTCAAACATGGTTGCACGCTTGATCGCAGAAGAAGAAGAAGAATCCACTAAAGTCTATTTCAACCGCGGCTAG
- a CDS encoding SDR family oxidoreductase, whose product MSQNKVAIITAGGSGMGAGAARKLAAEGYEIAILSSSGKGEALAKELGGFGVTGSNRSPEDLATLIKGTMDKWGRIDVAVNSAGHGPKGDILAMSDEEWVTGMEVSLLNVIRVARLVTPIMLKQGSGSIVNISTYACFEPEPLFPTSGVFRSGLAAFTKLFADQYASSLIRMNNVLPGFIDSLPEKDERRNRIPMGRYGKVEEIAEAIAFLASDKSSYITGQNLRVDGGITRSV is encoded by the coding sequence ATGTCTCAAAATAAAGTTGCAATTATCACTGCAGGCGGAAGCGGCATGGGTGCTGGCGCAGCCCGCAAATTAGCCGCTGAAGGTTATGAAATCGCGATCCTGTCCTCTTCCGGTAAAGGCGAGGCTCTAGCAAAAGAACTCGGCGGATTCGGCGTAACCGGTTCTAACAGATCACCTGAAGATCTCGCCACCCTGATTAAGGGTACTATGGATAAATGGGGACGCATTGATGTTGCCGTCAACAGCGCGGGACATGGTCCCAAAGGTGACATTCTCGCAATGTCTGATGAGGAATGGGTGACAGGTATGGAAGTTTCTCTGCTTAATGTCATTCGTGTAGCCAGACTTGTAACTCCGATCATGCTTAAACAGGGAAGCGGCTCAATTGTTAATATTTCAACATACGCCTGCTTCGAACCGGAACCGCTTTTCCCGACTTCAGGAGTCTTCCGCTCCGGCCTTGCTGCATTTACCAAACTATTTGCGGATCAGTACGCATCAAGCTTAATTAGAATGAACAACGTATTGCCCGGCTTCATCGACAGTCTCCCCGAAAAAGACGAAAGGCGTAACCGCATTCCTATGGGCCGCTATGGAAAAGTAGAAGAAATTGCCGAAGCGATAGCCTTCCTTGCATCTGATAAATCAAGCTATATAACAGGTCAAAACCTGCGCGTTGATGGCGGGATTACTCGATCAGTTTAA
- a CDS encoding cytochrome c3 family protein, protein MRKRMLLFVFFIVLSISCYAIFAVAAGPHDEGCTDCHSTHYAKGEYIIGVEPFKVNNPSRTRNTRTSQGIDSLCLGCHNDGEGILPVNLHSTHPTGVKPMYAKVPKQLLWDGVLTCSSCHDPHPNNANYKYLIVPTKEGKDMGLFCGQCHPRQSDKQVMSKVSKMKMTFDPVIAPIIKFKQKAPVPVKKTTRPAPATKPAQ, encoded by the coding sequence ATGAGGAAAAGGATGTTGCTTTTTGTTTTTTTTATTGTTCTTTCTATTTCTTGTTATGCAATATTTGCTGTTGCAGCAGGGCCGCATGATGAAGGTTGTACAGACTGTCATAGTACTCACTATGCTAAAGGTGAATACATTATCGGTGTAGAACCTTTTAAAGTTAATAATCCTTCTCGTACAAGGAATACACGTACATCTCAGGGGATTGATTCCCTCTGTTTAGGTTGTCATAATGATGGTGAAGGCATTCTGCCTGTTAACCTTCATTCCACTCATCCTACCGGTGTTAAACCTATGTATGCAAAAGTTCCGAAACAATTGCTTTGGGATGGAGTTTTGACATGTTCAAGCTGTCACGATCCGCACCCTAATAACGCAAATTATAAGTATCTTATTGTTCCTACTAAGGAAGGAAAAGATATGGGATTATTTTGTGGGCAGTGTCATCCAAGGCAGTCTGACAAGCAAGTTATGTCTAAGGTCAGTAAGATGAAGATGACATTTGATCCAGTGATCGCACCTATTATCAAATTCAAGCAGAAAGCTCCGGTTCCGGTTAAAAAGACAACCAGACCTGCTCCGGCTACCAAGCCTGCGCAGTAA
- a CDS encoding YitT family protein: MSDKKQVQHPLGKGSSFSLDFTYSFWWNVILITTGSLLAGIGLRSLAVPHEFIPGGIFGLASLIYYKTGILSPGWLYLLLNVPLFVFAWIKVSRRFFWYSVYATIATTGFYELINIPMYVESQLYASVACGLITGFGSGIVLRSLGSNGGLDVIAVYLFQRFNIGIGKVYIIFNFILFGLSLFELSLDLIIASLILVFISAISVEKTLSLFNQRKVVFIISDKAEEISNDILNTLKQSGTFLKGFGAYSKQEKNILMTVVNNVQLKKLEEIAFSHDDNVLFIVENTFSVVGSSFSKRKVY, from the coding sequence ATGTCTGACAAAAAACAAGTACAGCATCCTCTTGGTAAGGGCTCTTCATTCAGCCTGGATTTTACATATTCATTTTGGTGGAATGTAATACTGATAACAACCGGCTCTCTTTTGGCCGGAATCGGACTTAGAAGCTTAGCTGTTCCGCATGAGTTTATTCCCGGCGGAATCTTCGGCTTGGCATCTTTAATTTACTATAAAACTGGAATTCTATCACCGGGTTGGCTTTACCTTCTTTTAAACGTACCGCTCTTTGTGTTTGCATGGATAAAAGTAAGCCGACGTTTTTTCTGGTACAGCGTATACGCAACTATTGCTACCACAGGATTTTATGAACTGATCAACATCCCCATGTACGTAGAAAGTCAGCTTTATGCGAGCGTAGCTTGCGGTTTGATAACAGGATTCGGATCTGGGATTGTCTTGCGCTCCTTAGGTTCAAACGGCGGACTTGATGTTATAGCAGTATATCTTTTCCAAAGGTTCAACATCGGCATTGGGAAAGTTTATATTATTTTTAACTTTATCCTGTTCGGTCTCAGTTTATTTGAACTGTCATTGGATCTTATTATTGCTTCGCTGATTTTAGTTTTTATATCCGCAATATCTGTCGAAAAAACATTGTCATTATTCAACCAGCGTAAGGTGGTCTTTATTATTTCGGATAAAGCAGAAGAAATCAGTAATGACATTCTTAATACCTTAAAACAGAGCGGTACATTTCTTAAAGGTTTCGGGGCCTATTCTAAGCAGGAAAAAAATATTCTTATGACTGTTGTTAATAATGTTCAGTTAAAAAAATTAGAAGAAATAGCCTTCAGCCATGATGATAATGTCCTGTTCATCGTTGAAAACACTTTCTCGGTAGTGGGATCAAGTTTTTCAAAACGAAAAGTTTATTAA
- a CDS encoding nucleoside deaminase, with amino-acid sequence MNNPDEIIIRGKPPVTPPQGQTWRDMMDVAMRQGFLARNKGEVPIGAALFSQDGKILGTGSNSPVSDHDPSAHAEIKCLRSACNNLNNYRLPQGTILAVTLEPCIMCLGAIIHARVAGIIFGAPDPKAGAVVSNMEGTDLTFTNHKFWVLGGVRADECRIMLQSFFLQKRK; translated from the coding sequence ATGAACAATCCTGATGAAATAATTATTCGCGGCAAACCGCCCGTCACTCCTCCGCAAGGCCAGACATGGCGAGACATGATGGATGTCGCAATGCGGCAGGGATTTCTAGCACGCAACAAAGGGGAAGTCCCCATAGGTGCGGCCCTTTTTTCACAGGACGGCAAAATTTTAGGAACTGGTAGCAATAGTCCGGTCAGCGACCACGACCCCTCCGCCCACGCAGAAATTAAATGTTTACGTTCCGCCTGCAACAATCTGAATAATTACCGATTGCCTCAAGGGACGATATTAGCCGTGACTCTCGAGCCATGTATAATGTGCCTCGGAGCGATTATTCATGCCCGCGTGGCAGGGATCATTTTCGGAGCGCCGGACCCCAAAGCCGGAGCCGTTGTCTCAAATATGGAAGGCACAGACCTGACATTTACCAACCACAAATTCTGGGTATTAGGCGGCGTACGCGCTGACGAATGCCGTATCATGCTGCAAAGTTTTTTCCTGCAAAAAAGAAAATAA
- a CDS encoding phosphoribosylformylglycinamidine synthase subunit PurQ, which yields MARVKVLVITGYGTNCEQESAYAAKKAGADEVDITYFSDLAAGKTSLEGYNYLIFPGGFLDGDDLGAAQAAALRWKHAHTADGTPLVDQIKKFFEDGGIILGICNGFQLLVKLGLLPAVGGDYFTRQVSLSYNDSARFEARWVHLKANQESPCIFTKNIKTLHLPVRHGEGKIIPNDDALLEQLVENNLIALQYIDEETNEVTLEYPANPNGSPLGIAGLTDPSGRILGLMPHPEAFNHPTNHPTWTRGNVPTLGLALLEGGVNYLKSV from the coding sequence ATGGCCCGCGTTAAAGTATTGGTCATTACCGGATACGGAACCAATTGTGAACAGGAATCAGCATATGCAGCAAAAAAAGCTGGAGCTGACGAAGTTGATATCACATATTTTTCTGATCTTGCCGCAGGCAAAACAAGCCTTGAAGGATATAATTATCTTATATTTCCCGGTGGCTTCCTTGATGGAGACGACCTCGGAGCTGCACAGGCCGCAGCCCTTCGCTGGAAGCATGCACACACTGCTGACGGCACCCCGCTTGTAGATCAAATTAAAAAATTCTTTGAAGATGGCGGAATTATTCTCGGCATCTGTAACGGGTTCCAACTTTTAGTAAAACTGGGGCTTCTTCCTGCTGTAGGCGGTGATTATTTCACTCGCCAAGTATCACTTAGTTACAATGATTCCGCACGCTTCGAAGCTCGTTGGGTACATCTAAAAGCTAATCAGGAATCCCCCTGCATATTCACAAAAAATATAAAAACACTACATTTGCCAGTTCGTCACGGTGAAGGAAAAATAATTCCTAACGACGATGCTCTTTTGGAACAATTAGTAGAAAACAATCTCATCGCGCTCCAATATATTGATGAAGAGACTAACGAAGTAACCCTTGAATACCCTGCCAACCCCAACGGATCACCATTAGGCATAGCAGGACTCACTGACCCGTCAGGACGCATATTAGGCCTCATGCCGCATCCTGAAGCATTTAACCACCCCACCAACCACCCAACATGGACAAGAGGCAACGTGCCCACTCTGGGACTTGCTTTGCTTGAAGGCGGCGTGAATTACCTTAAGTCTGTTTAA
- a CDS encoding CTP synthase: MKTKFIFITGGVLSSLGKGLAAASIGALLKARGLTATIQKLDPYINVDPGTMNPFQHGEVYVTDDGAETDLDLGHYERYLNVALNQNNNFTSGRIYHSVITKERRGDYLGGTVQVIPHITDEIKQAVIGVAKGEDVALIEIGGTVGDIEGLPFLEAIRQLRSELGSENVLYIHLTLVPYLKAAGEVKTKPTQHSVKELRSIGIQPDIILCRSEVDLEESIKRKIALFCDVDRDAVFTAVDVDSIYKVPLSFYQEGLDQKIAILLNLPAKNCNLDPWKELNYKLDNPKGETTIAIVGKYVDLKEAYKSLHEALIHGGVANEVAVKLRYVNSEELTAKNIKENLKGIDGILVPGGFGARGVEGKITAIQYARENKIPFFGICLGMQCAVIEYARNVLGLVKANSEEFDKDGPDSVIYLIKEWYDYRTQKTECRCEESDKGGTMRLGAYPCKVVEGTKAMDAYGKTEIQERHRHRYEFNKEGYAAKFAEGGLVFSGLSPDETLVEIVEIPEHPWFVGCQFHPEFKSTPMNAHPLFRDFIKAARDNK, encoded by the coding sequence ATGAAAACCAAGTTTATATTCATTACCGGGGGCGTTTTGTCCTCGCTCGGCAAAGGTCTGGCTGCGGCCTCAATCGGCGCACTTCTTAAAGCCCGAGGGCTTACTGCGACAATCCAAAAGCTTGATCCTTATATCAATGTCGACCCCGGAACCATGAATCCCTTCCAGCATGGCGAAGTATATGTGACGGATGACGGCGCTGAAACAGATCTCGATCTCGGGCATTACGAACGTTATCTTAATGTTGCGCTCAACCAGAACAACAACTTTACCTCCGGGCGTATTTATCACTCCGTTATCACTAAAGAAAGACGGGGTGATTATCTCGGCGGCACTGTTCAGGTTATTCCTCACATTACCGATGAAATTAAGCAGGCTGTAATTGGCGTTGCGAAAGGTGAAGATGTTGCTCTTATCGAAATCGGCGGCACGGTCGGTGATATCGAAGGGTTGCCTTTCCTTGAAGCTATCCGTCAGCTCCGTTCAGAACTGGGAAGCGAAAATGTTCTGTATATTCACCTGACTCTTGTTCCTTACCTTAAAGCTGCCGGTGAAGTGAAAACTAAACCCACACAGCACAGTGTAAAAGAACTTCGCAGTATTGGTATCCAGCCTGATATTATTCTTTGCCGCAGTGAAGTTGATCTTGAAGAAAGCATTAAACGCAAAATTGCGCTTTTCTGTGACGTTGATCGTGACGCAGTTTTCACCGCAGTGGATGTTGATTCTATCTACAAAGTGCCATTATCTTTTTATCAGGAAGGACTTGACCAGAAGATAGCCATTCTTCTCAATCTCCCTGCTAAGAATTGTAATCTTGATCCTTGGAAAGAGCTTAATTATAAGCTCGACAATCCTAAAGGTGAAACTACAATTGCCATTGTCGGTAAGTATGTTGACCTTAAGGAAGCTTATAAGAGTTTGCATGAAGCATTGATTCATGGTGGTGTTGCTAATGAAGTTGCTGTTAAGCTTCGTTATGTAAATTCTGAAGAGTTGACAGCTAAGAATATTAAAGAAAACCTTAAGGGTATTGACGGAATTCTGGTTCCCGGTGGATTCGGAGCTCGCGGCGTTGAAGGTAAAATTACCGCAATTCAGTATGCTCGTGAAAACAAAATTCCTTTCTTTGGAATCTGTCTCGGAATGCAGTGCGCTGTTATTGAATATGCCAGAAATGTTCTTGGTCTTGTGAAAGCTAATTCTGAAGAATTTGATAAAGACGGTCCTGATTCAGTTATTTATCTTATTAAAGAATGGTATGATTATCGTACCCAAAAGACTGAATGTCGTTGTGAAGAAAGTGATAAGGGCGGAACCATGCGTCTTGGAGCTTATCCTTGCAAAGTCGTTGAAGGAACAAAAGCGATGGATGCGTATGGTAAAACTGAGATTCAGGAACGTCATCGTCATCGTTATGAATTCAACAAAGAAGGCTACGCAGCTAAGTTTGCAGAAGGCGGCCTTGTTTTCAGTGGACTTTCTCCTGATGAAACACTTGTTGAAATTGTTGAAATTCCAGAACATCCATGGTTTGTAGGTTGTCAGTTCCATCCGGAATTTAAATCTACTCCTATGAATGCTCATCCTCTGTTCAGAGATTTCATCAAAGCGGCTCGTGATAATAAATAA
- the kdsA gene encoding 3-deoxy-8-phosphooctulonate synthase produces the protein MTPDELYTKSVQGPFILAGPCALESFEVAMTAAKVLAEIASRLGVTVIFKSSFDKANRTSVESFRGPGLDEGVKWLARIKEETGLPIVTDIHSPEQAEPVAAVVDVLQIPAFLCRQTDLLVAAGKTGRIVNVKKGQFVAPQDMAHVVEKIRSTGNNHIWLTERGSSFGYHNLVVDMRSLSIMKDLGCPVVFDATHSVQLPSGLGGKSGGQREFVPVLSRCAVAGGASGVFMEVHPDPDVALCDGPNSWPLDQTEDLIKDLLAGWSIKYAC, from the coding sequence TTGACCCCTGATGAATTATATACAAAAAGTGTGCAGGGCCCGTTTATATTAGCGGGGCCCTGTGCCCTTGAAAGTTTTGAAGTCGCAATGACCGCAGCTAAAGTTCTTGCTGAAATAGCTTCACGCCTCGGGGTGACGGTTATTTTTAAAAGTTCTTTTGACAAGGCCAACAGAACCTCTGTGGAATCTTTTAGAGGGCCGGGACTTGATGAAGGTGTAAAGTGGCTTGCCCGTATCAAGGAAGAAACCGGTTTGCCTATTGTTACCGATATCCATTCACCTGAGCAGGCCGAGCCTGTTGCCGCTGTCGTTGATGTTTTGCAGATTCCCGCATTTTTGTGCAGACAGACAGATCTTCTTGTCGCTGCAGGAAAAACGGGACGCATTGTCAATGTCAAAAAGGGGCAGTTTGTGGCTCCGCAGGATATGGCACATGTGGTCGAAAAAATTCGTTCCACGGGGAATAATCATATATGGCTGACAGAGCGCGGTTCAAGTTTCGGCTATCATAATCTTGTTGTTGATATGCGCTCGCTTTCAATTATGAAAGATCTCGGCTGTCCTGTTGTTTTTGATGCCACGCATTCTGTTCAGCTCCCAAGCGGGCTTGGCGGAAAATCCGGTGGACAGCGGGAATTTGTTCCTGTTCTGTCTCGGTGTGCTGTTGCCGGAGGAGCTTCCGGGGTTTTCATGGAAGTTCATCCAGACCCTGATGTAGCTCTTTGTGACGGTCCAAACAGCTGGCCGCTCGATCAAACGGAAGATCTGATTAAAGATTTACTTGCCGGATGGAGTATTAAATATGCGTGTTGA
- a CDS encoding HAD family hydrolase, translating into MRVEKLAAKIKLLILDVDGVLTDGGLYYDHQGNVTKRFNVQDGLGIKFAQQAGLQLAVITGLNHGAVESRITELGITDYFPGQREKLPFYEKLIKEKGLKPEEVAYIGDDWIDAPVMLKVGLPMAVCNAQPEVIGISKWVSRKPGGHGAAREAISFLLDSQGLLEDIWLKWAE; encoded by the coding sequence ATGCGTGTTGAGAAGTTGGCAGCAAAAATTAAGCTTCTGATTCTGGATGTTGACGGAGTCCTTACTGATGGTGGCCTTTATTATGACCATCAGGGAAATGTGACTAAGCGTTTTAATGTTCAGGATGGGCTCGGGATCAAATTTGCGCAGCAGGCTGGACTTCAACTTGCTGTTATAACCGGACTTAATCATGGTGCCGTGGAGAGTCGCATAACGGAACTCGGAATCACTGATTATTTTCCCGGTCAACGTGAAAAACTTCCTTTTTATGAAAAGCTGATAAAAGAAAAAGGACTCAAGCCGGAAGAAGTCGCTTACATTGGCGACGACTGGATTGATGCTCCTGTTATGCTGAAAGTCGGATTGCCTATGGCCGTTTGTAATGCTCAACCTGAAGTTATCGGAATTTCTAAGTGGGTTTCAAGAAAGCCCGGTGGACACGGCGCGGCAAGAGAAGCTATTTCATTTCTGCTGGACAGCCAGGGACTTCTTGAAGATATTTGGCTCAAGTGGGCCGAATAA
- the lptC gene encoding LPS export ABC transporter periplasmic protein LptC: MLLTMLFAGFVTGTLLGSKFAPYPHMARGLVDSPPFRSDSDSDVSAEEIELIQGTGGDIEWILRAGSADYDQENGMVKVDKPKVTYYLGRDRKEVFVRALYGEVSQQGKGLKLWDHVEGHYDDMRLQSDSLDFKPKDNLIFLEGNVKVQSPSLYISSQRVKVDLKTREIMIEDGLEALIAPGMVVMPQ, from the coding sequence ATGCTTCTTACTATGCTTTTTGCCGGATTTGTTACCGGTACTTTGCTTGGAAGTAAGTTTGCTCCTTATCCGCACATGGCGCGCGGTTTGGTCGACAGTCCTCCATTTCGAAGCGACAGTGATTCTGATGTGTCTGCCGAAGAAATTGAATTGATACAGGGGACGGGCGGCGATATTGAATGGATTCTTCGCGCCGGAAGTGCTGACTATGATCAGGAAAATGGGATGGTTAAGGTTGATAAACCTAAAGTTACTTATTATTTAGGCAGAGACCGAAAAGAAGTTTTTGTCCGAGCACTTTATGGTGAAGTCAGTCAGCAGGGTAAGGGGCTTAAATTATGGGATCATGTTGAAGGTCATTATGATGACATGAGGCTTCAATCGGATTCGCTGGACTTTAAGCCGAAAGATAATCTTATTTTTCTTGAAGGAAATGTCAAAGTCCAAAGTCCATCTCTTTATATTAGTTCTCAAAGGGTTAAAGTCGATTTGAAAACCCGAGAGATAATGATTGAAGATGGATTGGAAGCCCTGATAGCACCTGGCATGGTGGTAATGCCACAATAG